In one Catenovulum adriaticum genomic region, the following are encoded:
- a CDS encoding ABC transporter ATP-binding protein, which translates to MNSGNHSKHLEFTQVGIEFPTPKGPFCALKDVNLKIEKGEFISLIGHSGCGKSTVLNIVAGLYQATNGGVLLDNKEVNQPGPERAVVFQNHSLLPWLTAYQNIELAVKQVFKGKMSKAQMKEWINHNLALVHMTHAADKRPDEISGGMKQRVGIARALAMQPKVLLMDEPFGALDALTRAHLQDSLMQIHADLGNTVIMITHDVDEAVLLSDRIVMMTNGPSATVGEVLSVDLARPRDRLALADQPEYNHYRHQVLKFLYEKQRKIEPVSTQHKKTNPKGKNQVA; encoded by the coding sequence ATGAATTCAGGCAATCACTCAAAACATTTAGAATTTACCCAAGTTGGAATTGAATTTCCAACGCCTAAAGGGCCTTTTTGCGCCTTAAAAGACGTTAATTTAAAAATTGAAAAAGGAGAGTTTATCTCTTTAATTGGCCACTCTGGCTGTGGTAAATCAACGGTACTTAATATAGTTGCAGGCTTATATCAAGCAACAAATGGCGGTGTTTTATTAGACAATAAAGAAGTTAATCAACCTGGACCTGAAAGAGCGGTCGTATTTCAAAATCATTCATTATTGCCTTGGTTAACGGCTTATCAAAATATCGAATTGGCGGTTAAGCAAGTTTTTAAAGGCAAAATGAGTAAAGCACAAATGAAAGAGTGGATTAATCATAATTTAGCACTTGTTCATATGACACATGCGGCAGATAAAAGACCGGATGAAATTTCAGGTGGTATGAAGCAACGTGTTGGCATTGCAAGGGCGCTCGCAATGCAACCTAAAGTTTTATTAATGGATGAACCTTTTGGTGCACTCGATGCATTAACTCGTGCACATTTACAAGATTCGTTAATGCAGATTCACGCCGATTTAGGTAATACGGTGATTATGATTACGCATGATGTTGACGAAGCTGTATTGTTATCAGACCGTATTGTGATGATGACAAATGGCCCATCAGCGACTGTTGGCGAAGTGTTATCTGTTGATTTAGCGAGGCCCCGAGACAGATTAGCACTGGCTGACCAGCCAGAATACAATCATTATCGTCATCAGGTTCTGAAATTTTTATACGAAAAACAACGCAAAATTGAACCAGTATCAACTCAACATAAAAAGACTAATCCAAAAGGAAAAAATCAGGTGGCATAG
- a CDS encoding FAD-dependent oxidoreductase: MSTKQKIVVIGNGMVGHYFVDQLAAQAQQNVEITVLAQEPRLAYDRVHLSEFFAGKTAQDLALTSDTYYQSLGIKFHLNSQVDRIDKASQSVTTVQGHTFAYDKLVLATGSFPFVPPIAGKDRKNCFVYRTIEDLEQIQAAASQSKVGLVIGGGLLGLEAANALKQLGLKTHVVEFAPQLMPTQIDIGGGRQLKNKIENLGVQVHTQKATSLITDGEQCLHKLEFSDGSAIETDLVLFSAGIRPQDTLARMFELEIGERGGIIINDQCQTSDPNIYAIGECALWQQRIFGLVSPGYTMARVACADILTKPMQFKGADMSTKLKLMGVDVGSIGDAHARTPNAQTFCYENPQTGVYKKIVTNETADKLIGAVLIGDAAEYDTLLQYCLQGLEIPANPAELIVPSLQGEPENPADKMADEAFVCLCNMVTKGSIVEAIGGGCETVDEIKAKTKASSSCGTCVNMVQNVIDSEMAKLAIEVT; encoded by the coding sequence TTGTCTACTAAACAAAAAATTGTGGTTATTGGGAATGGCATGGTAGGTCATTATTTTGTAGATCAATTAGCTGCCCAAGCTCAGCAGAATGTTGAAATAACTGTGCTGGCTCAAGAACCTAGACTAGCGTATGACAGAGTGCATCTTTCTGAATTTTTTGCTGGTAAAACAGCACAAGATTTAGCTTTAACTTCAGATACTTACTATCAATCTCTAGGGATTAAATTTCACTTAAACAGTCAAGTCGATCGAATCGATAAAGCCAGCCAGTCGGTCACCACGGTTCAAGGCCATACCTTTGCGTATGACAAGCTAGTACTCGCAACTGGCTCTTTCCCTTTCGTTCCGCCGATTGCCGGTAAAGACAGAAAAAACTGTTTTGTATATCGCACCATTGAAGATTTAGAACAAATTCAAGCAGCTGCTAGTCAAAGTAAAGTCGGTTTAGTTATTGGAGGTGGCTTGCTCGGTTTAGAGGCAGCAAATGCACTAAAACAGTTAGGTTTAAAAACACATGTCGTTGAGTTTGCACCTCAATTAATGCCCACCCAAATTGATATTGGTGGTGGACGCCAGCTTAAAAACAAAATTGAAAATTTAGGCGTACAAGTTCATACCCAAAAAGCGACCAGTTTAATTACCGATGGTGAGCAATGCCTGCATAAGTTAGAATTTTCAGATGGGAGTGCGATTGAAACGGATTTAGTTTTGTTTTCTGCGGGTATCCGGCCGCAAGATACATTAGCCAGAATGTTTGAACTTGAGATTGGCGAACGGGGCGGAATTATCATTAATGACCAGTGCCAAACCTCTGATCCCAATATTTATGCGATAGGGGAGTGTGCATTGTGGCAACAGCGTATTTTTGGATTAGTATCGCCAGGATACACTATGGCCCGTGTTGCATGCGCTGACATTTTAACTAAACCTATGCAGTTTAAAGGTGCAGATATGAGCACTAAACTTAAATTAATGGGGGTTGATGTTGGATCTATTGGCGATGCCCACGCTCGTACACCTAATGCCCAAACCTTTTGCTATGAAAACCCACAAACAGGGGTTTATAAAAAAATAGTCACCAATGAAACAGCAGATAAATTAATTGGCGCAGTTTTAATTGGTGATGCAGCTGAATACGACACTTTGCTACAGTATTGTTTACAAGGCTTGGAAATTCCCGCTAACCCAGCTGAGCTTATCGTCCCTAGTTTGCAAGGTGAACCAGAAAACCCTGCAGATAAAATGGCAGATGAAGCTTTTGTTTGTTTATGTAACATGGTAACAAAAGGCTCAATTGTAGAAGCTATTGGTGGAGGATGTGAAACAGTCGATGAGATCAAAGCTAAAACTAAAGCCAGCAGTAGTTGTGGCACGTGTGTCAATATGGTTCAAAATGTGATCGATTCAGAAATGGCAAAACTGGCAATTGAAGTAACTTAA
- a CDS encoding ABC transporter permease, translating into MLKAADIGKVTVLEFKSAVNTDAAKKISKLLLLPFIGLTLFIFLWHVASQNIDTSLGQFPGPVQVLEQSSVLVDEHFAEREKAEAFYQRQQERNEARLAQDPTYDAKIRDYTGKSTFLDQIWTSLYTVMVGFLIASLIAVPLGVLCGLSQNAYAAINPLIQLFKPVSPLAWLPLVTMVVSALYVTDDPLFSKSFLTSALTVSLCCLWPTLVNTAVGVSGINQDLVNVSRVLTLNKWTHIIKIVLPSSIPMIFTGLRLSLGIGWMVLIAAEMLAQNPGLGKFVWDEFQNGSSESLARIMVAVLVIGMIGFALDRIMLAIQRHVSWDKSVALR; encoded by the coding sequence ATGCTTAAAGCAGCCGATATAGGCAAAGTGACAGTGCTCGAATTTAAAAGTGCAGTGAACACAGATGCCGCAAAAAAAATATCTAAACTATTATTATTACCTTTTATTGGCCTGACTTTGTTTATCTTTTTGTGGCATGTAGCGTCACAAAATATTGATACATCGCTTGGGCAGTTTCCCGGCCCGGTCCAAGTGCTGGAGCAAAGCTCTGTATTAGTCGATGAGCACTTTGCTGAACGGGAAAAAGCAGAGGCTTTTTATCAGCGTCAGCAAGAGCGCAATGAAGCTAGATTAGCTCAAGACCCAACTTATGATGCCAAAATTCGCGATTATACGGGTAAGTCGACCTTTTTAGACCAAATATGGACGAGTCTATATACCGTAATGGTGGGCTTTTTGATTGCATCGCTCATTGCAGTACCGCTGGGTGTTTTATGTGGGCTGAGCCAAAATGCTTATGCGGCAATCAACCCTTTAATTCAATTATTTAAGCCTGTATCTCCATTAGCTTGGTTACCGCTGGTTACAATGGTGGTCAGTGCTTTGTACGTAACCGATGATCCACTTTTTTCTAAATCTTTTTTAACTTCAGCGCTGACCGTTAGTTTATGCTGTTTATGGCCCACTTTGGTTAATACAGCCGTTGGGGTATCTGGCATTAATCAAGACCTAGTCAACGTGAGTCGAGTATTAACGTTAAATAAGTGGACTCATATTATCAAAATTGTTTTACCTTCATCTATCCCTATGATTTTCACTGGTTTACGTTTGTCATTAGGGATTGGCTGGATGGTATTAATTGCCGCAGAAATGTTAGCTCAAAATCCAGGTTTAGGTAAATTTGTTTGGGATGAGTTTCAAAATGGCAGTTCAGAATCATTAGCTCGAATTATGGTTGCTGTGCTGGTGATTGGGATGATTGGCTTTGCTCTAGACAGGATTATGTTAGCCATTCAGCGCCATGTCAGCTGGGATAAATCTGTTGCGCTACGCTAG
- a CDS encoding TonB-dependent receptor: MKIHKLTLAVAAACTLSPSFTIAQETDSQTNKKEIETIIVSSTKRSTTLQEIPFSVNAQTSADIERSGSNNLEDVSRNIAGLSIQNLGPGQSQVAIRGVSAGQIVRDQPGVKEQVGIYLDESVISLSLFTPDIDLYDLNRIETLRGPQGTLFGSGSIGGTVRYITNQPQLSSFEGSLELNAHSVTDGGLGGHVKGMVNAPLSDTAAIRGVFYTTEYAGFIDALGENNSRKEDINDGSRTGGRVAIKWQPTDNISITPRLVFQKLSVNGFNRDEIYNLFANPFTTERPAIKLKEREQYLLLDEGFEDETLIADITSEWNADFADVTFVYSYTDRDILVSRDVSALSGSVSLDLGLADAAVKLPSNLRDSTKVKQDTYELRFASNKDSQFEWLVGGFYSDTQRNYSQRLPTPGYDQFTDAALGDGTAESVSNGFEADSPYNARLPYDLSQLSIFGEASYQASDKLKVTFGSRYYDYEETRSFKTGGLFSNSDEQTDSTASDGFNSRIIASYQIDQQISLNAQVSQGFRLGGVNDPLNETLCNEQDSAVFGGFQDYDDEKLTNYEVGFKAKKSFWTANVALFHTQIDGLQVTLDAGSCSSRISFNVPDSHTTGVEFEFESQATDYLNLSLAGSYISAEFDSTILDSNGEVIGGVKKGNRLASVPELQLAFAGTYDLPTSLFGSDATYLNASLQYVGDRITQPSDQVAGAGVFSLGVPYAGASGNEETEVDLTLDAYQTLNINAGFLYDDWDVLVYINNITDENTKLSFDRERGGRARLAYRVGQPRTIGITLRKSFY, translated from the coding sequence ATGAAAATACATAAACTAACGCTTGCCGTTGCGGCAGCTTGTACCTTGTCACCCAGTTTTACGATCGCTCAAGAAACCGATTCACAAACAAATAAAAAAGAAATAGAAACCATCATCGTCAGTTCAACTAAACGCAGTACCACACTGCAAGAAATTCCATTTTCTGTTAATGCACAAACCTCTGCTGATATAGAACGCTCTGGTTCAAACAACTTAGAAGATGTCTCTCGTAATATTGCCGGACTCTCCATTCAAAATTTAGGGCCTGGTCAAAGCCAGGTCGCTATTCGTGGTGTTTCTGCTGGGCAAATCGTGCGTGACCAACCCGGCGTAAAAGAACAAGTGGGCATTTATCTAGATGAAAGTGTTATTTCATTATCACTTTTCACCCCAGATATTGACCTTTATGACTTAAACCGAATTGAAACCTTAAGAGGACCACAAGGCACATTATTTGGCTCGGGTTCAATTGGTGGTACGGTTAGGTACATAACCAATCAGCCTCAGTTAAGTTCGTTTGAGGGCTCACTAGAACTGAACGCACACAGTGTTACCGATGGTGGATTGGGCGGGCATGTAAAAGGCATGGTAAACGCCCCTTTGTCTGATACTGCCGCTATTCGGGGTGTATTTTATACCACAGAATATGCAGGTTTTATTGATGCGTTAGGCGAAAATAATAGCCGAAAAGAAGATATAAATGATGGCTCTCGAACTGGCGGACGAGTCGCTATAAAATGGCAACCAACCGACAACATCAGTATTACCCCACGGCTTGTTTTTCAAAAGCTGAGTGTGAATGGGTTTAACCGCGATGAAATTTATAACCTATTCGCCAACCCTTTTACAACCGAGCGGCCCGCAATTAAACTCAAAGAGCGTGAACAATATTTATTATTAGATGAAGGTTTTGAAGACGAAACCCTAATTGCTGATATTACCAGTGAATGGAATGCGGATTTTGCCGATGTTACTTTTGTTTATAGTTATACTGACCGTGATATTTTAGTCAGCCGTGATGTCAGTGCACTTTCTGGCAGTGTTAGTTTAGATTTAGGGCTTGCAGATGCGGCAGTTAAACTACCTTCTAATTTACGCGATAGCACAAAAGTAAAACAAGATACCTACGAGCTACGTTTTGCCTCTAACAAAGATAGTCAGTTTGAATGGTTAGTGGGTGGGTTTTATTCTGATACGCAGCGTAACTATTCACAACGATTGCCTACCCCTGGCTATGACCAATTTACCGATGCGGCTTTAGGTGATGGCACGGCAGAAAGTGTTTCTAATGGCTTTGAGGCCGACTCACCATACAATGCAAGGCTCCCTTACGATTTGTCTCAATTATCGATTTTTGGTGAAGCCAGTTATCAAGCAAGCGACAAATTAAAAGTGACTTTTGGCTCGCGATATTATGATTATGAAGAAACACGTAGCTTTAAAACAGGCGGCTTATTTTCAAATAGCGATGAACAAACAGACTCGACAGCTTCAGATGGATTTAATTCAAGAATCATCGCCAGTTACCAAATTGATCAGCAAATCAGTCTAAATGCTCAAGTATCTCAAGGATTTAGATTAGGTGGCGTAAATGATCCGCTCAACGAAACTTTATGTAATGAGCAAGACTCCGCTGTATTTGGTGGATTTCAGGATTACGATGATGAAAAACTCACTAACTATGAAGTAGGTTTTAAAGCTAAAAAATCATTTTGGACAGCGAATGTTGCCTTGTTTCATACCCAAATTGATGGCTTGCAGGTTACTTTAGACGCAGGTTCTTGTTCATCTAGGATCTCATTTAATGTGCCCGACTCGCATACCACTGGGGTTGAATTTGAATTTGAATCTCAAGCAACCGATTACTTAAATTTAAGTCTTGCTGGTAGCTATATTAGCGCAGAGTTTGACTCAACGATTTTAGATTCCAATGGTGAGGTTATAGGAGGCGTTAAAAAAGGCAATCGTTTAGCTTCTGTACCTGAATTACAACTCGCATTTGCTGGCACTTACGATTTACCAACCAGTTTATTTGGCTCAGATGCAACTTACCTGAATGCATCGCTGCAATATGTTGGCGACCGTATTACTCAACCAAGTGATCAAGTGGCCGGCGCTGGCGTATTTAGTTTAGGGGTACCTTATGCAGGCGCAAGTGGTAATGAAGAGACAGAAGTGGATTTAACCTTAGATGCTTACCAAACCCTAAATATAAATGCAGGTTTTTTATATGATGATTGGGATGTATTAGTTTATATTAATAATATAACGGATGAAAATACTAAGCTTTCATTTGATCGCGAACGAGGTGGTCGCGCCAGATTAGCCTACCGTGTTGGTCAGCCCAGAACCATAGGCATAACGCTCAGAAAATCATTTTACTAG
- a CDS encoding CmpA/NrtA family ABC transporter substrate-binding protein has protein sequence MSIALSLAVGSTITPSSIAADVGWPEKEELKFGFIKLTDMAPLAIAYEKGYFEDEGLYVTLEAQANWKVLLDRVIDGQLDGAHMLAGQPLGATIGFGTKADIITAFSMDLNGNAITVSNDIWKQMKPLVPHENGKPVHPIKADALKPIVEKYQAQGKPFNMGMVFPVSTHNYELRYWLAAGGIHPGYYAPHKGDITGQLQADALLSVTPPPQMPATMEAGTIYGYCVGEPWNQQAVFKGIGVPVVTDYEIWKNNPEKVFGVSKGWADKYPNTHIRVVKAMIRAAMWLDENNNKNRSEAVKILAKSQYVGADYEVIANSMTGTFEYEKGDTRDVPDFNVFFRYNATYPYYSDAIWYLTQMRRWGQISDAKSDDWYKDIAKKVYRPDIYAQAAKALIAEGKAKASEFPEFTNESGFKPAQTHFIDNIVYDGSKPNAYLEQFKIGLKGSQQP, from the coding sequence ATGTCGATTGCACTTTCATTAGCTGTGGGGAGTACGATAACACCCAGCAGTATTGCAGCGGATGTCGGTTGGCCAGAAAAAGAAGAATTAAAATTTGGCTTTATCAAATTAACCGACATGGCGCCACTTGCTATAGCTTATGAGAAAGGTTATTTCGAAGACGAAGGTTTATATGTCACGTTAGAAGCACAAGCCAACTGGAAAGTCTTATTAGACAGAGTGATCGATGGCCAACTTGATGGTGCACATATGTTAGCGGGTCAGCCTTTAGGAGCCACAATTGGGTTTGGCACTAAAGCCGATATTATTACCGCATTTAGTATGGATTTAAATGGCAACGCGATTACAGTTTCTAATGATATTTGGAAACAAATGAAGCCGTTAGTGCCGCATGAAAATGGTAAACCTGTTCACCCAATTAAGGCGGATGCGCTTAAACCTATTGTTGAAAAATATCAGGCTCAAGGTAAACCTTTTAACATGGGCATGGTTTTTCCGGTATCTACTCACAATTATGAGTTGAGATACTGGCTAGCTGCGGGTGGTATTCATCCTGGTTATTATGCACCGCACAAAGGGGACATTACCGGTCAGTTGCAAGCTGATGCATTATTATCGGTAACACCTCCACCACAAATGCCTGCCACCATGGAAGCTGGCACTATTTATGGTTATTGCGTAGGTGAACCATGGAACCAACAAGCTGTATTTAAAGGCATAGGTGTGCCTGTCGTGACTGACTACGAAATTTGGAAAAATAACCCAGAAAAAGTATTTGGGGTCAGTAAAGGTTGGGCTGATAAATACCCTAATACGCATATTCGAGTCGTTAAAGCTATGATCCGCGCCGCTATGTGGTTAGATGAAAACAACAATAAGAACCGTTCTGAAGCGGTTAAAATCTTAGCCAAGAGTCAGTATGTAGGTGCCGATTATGAAGTCATTGCCAATAGCATGACAGGGACTTTTGAATATGAAAAAGGCGATACCCGAGATGTACCTGATTTTAATGTATTCTTTCGATACAACGCGACTTATCCGTATTACTCAGATGCAATCTGGTATTTAACTCAAATGCGTCGTTGGGGTCAAATATCTGATGCTAAATCAGATGATTGGTATAAAGATATTGCTAAAAAAGTGTATCGTCCGGACATTTATGCACAAGCTGCAAAGGCCTTAATTGCTGAAGGCAAAGCTAAAGCGTCAGAGTTTCCTGAGTTTACAAATGAAAGCGGCTTTAAACCAGCTCAAACACATTTCATTGATAACATTGTTTATGATGGTTCAAAACCTAATGCGTATTTAGAACAATTTAAAATCGGGCTTAAAGGCAGTCAACAACCTTAA